One segment of Engraulis encrasicolus isolate BLACKSEA-1 chromosome 7, IST_EnEncr_1.0, whole genome shotgun sequence DNA contains the following:
- the kcnj1b gene encoding LOW QUALITY PROTEIN: ATP-sensitive inward rectifier potassium channel 1b (The sequence of the model RefSeq protein was modified relative to this genomic sequence to represent the inferred CDS: substituted 1 base at 1 genomic stop codon), producing the protein MTSVASXRMFQYIQRQIQGHLSERGMRHSRLVTKDGRCNIEFGNIRYPHHIAFLMDFWTTFVEIRWRFVLCYFAFAFTGSWFIFGLLWYSIAKSNGDLLGQNSTSGHVRCIENVNGLTTAFLYSLETQTTIGYGGRALTGHCVGTIFLIIIQSLIGAIINCFMCGLILAKISLPKKRAKTVTFSDTAVICLWKGSLCLLIRVANLRKTLLIGSHVYGKLLRTSNNTAEGGGGGGGGGGGGTVILDQTSVDFTVDAAGQKDNLFFICPLTLYHVIDKSSPFCDMSADSLHKEEFELVVFLDGTTESTSSSCQVRTSYVPREIQWGHSFLPIVSKTGGGRFRVDFANFSKTVAVPTPQCLYCFQSNVSHDHCCQLQTKHGIDNCGFEVVDMDEASMVIIQGNAVRDVIA; encoded by the coding sequence GTGAAGGATGTTCCAGTACATCCAGAGGCAGATCCAGGGTCATCTATCGGAACGTGGAATGCGCCACTCTCGCCTAGTAACCAAAGATGGACGCTGCAACATTGAGTTTGGCAATATAAGATATCCTCATCATATTGCTTTCCTGATGGATTTTTGGACTACCTTTGTGGAAATACGCTGGCGTTTCGTTTTGTGCTACTTTGCCTTTGCCTTCACCGGCAGCTGGTTTATATTTGGCCTGCTGTGGTACTCAATAGCCAAGAGCAACGGAGACCTGCTCGGACAGAACTCGACAAGCGGTCACGTCAGATGCATAGAAAACGTGAACGGCTTGACCACGGCCTTCCTATACTCTCTGGAGACACAGACGACTATTGGCTACGGCGGCCGTGCCCTCACTGGGCACTGCGTGGGCACGATCTTCCTGATTATCATCCAGTCTCTCATAGGAGCCATAATAAACTGCTTCATGTGCGGGTTAATTTTAGCCAAAATATCCCTGCCCAAGAAGAGGGCCAAGACCGTGACCTTCAGCGACACGGCTGTCATCTGCCTGTGGAAGGGCAGCCTGTGCCTGCTTATACGGGTGGCCAACCTGCGAAAGACCCTGCTGATTGGCAGTCACGTGTACGGCAAGCTGCTGAGGACGAGCAACAACACGgccgagggaggaggaggaggcggaggtggaggagggggaggtaccGTCATCCTGGACCAGACCAGCGTGGACTTCACGGTAGACGCGGCGGGGCAGAAGGACAACCTCTTCTTCATCTGCCCGCTGACGCTGTACCACGTGATCGACAAGAGCAGCCCCTTCTGCGACATGTCCGCCGACTCGCTGCACAAGGAGGAGTTTGAGCTGGTGGTGTTCCTGGACGGCACCACAGAGTCCACCAGCTCCTCGTGCCAGGTGCGGACGTCCTACGTGCCCCGCGAGATCCAGTGGGGTCACAGCTTCCTGCCCATCGTGTCCAAGACGGGCGGCGGCAGGTTCCGCGTGGACTTTGCCAACTTCTCCAAGACCGTCGCCGTGCCGACGCCGCAGTGCCTCTACTGCTTCCAGAGCAACGTGTCGCACGACCACTGCTGCCAACTACAGACAAAACATGGCATTGACAACTGCGGGTTCGAGGTGGTGGATATGGATGAGGCCAGTATGGTAATCATACAAGGCAATGCAGTGAGGGATGTGATTGCCTGA